The nucleotide sequence AAAGAACGGTTAGAATCCGCATTAAAGAAGATAAGGCATTCTTGACCATAAAAGGAGCCTCAAACGCAACTGGAATGTCACGATTTGAATGGGAAAAAGAAATTCCTGTAGACGAAGCTGAAAAACTGCTGTTATTATGCGAAAAAGGAATTATTGACAAAACGCGATTTGAGGTTAAACAAAACCAACACGTTTTTGAAGTAGATGAATTTTACGGAGAAAATGAAGGCTTGGTTATGGCTGAAATTGAGCTAAAATCAGAGAATGAATCTTTTGAAAAACCGGATTGGCTAGGAGAAGAAGTAACAAACGACAAACGGTATTACAACTCGTATTTGAGTCAAAATCCGTTTGTTAAATGGTAATTAATTTACCACTTCTTCAATGGTAACAACCATTACACCGATACCTTTGTTTTTTGCGATTTCCATAAAACCGCGTTTGGTTAAATCAATTTCACGCCCTCTAGAGAAAGGACCTCTATCAGTCACCTCAACAATGATGGACTTTCCACTGGCTTGATTAGTCACTTTTAATTTGGTTCCAAATGGGAATTTACGATGAGCCGCAGTATAAGAATTATTATCAAATTTTTCTCCACTAGCGGTTTTCTTTCCATTAAACTTATCCGCATAATAAGAAGCATTAGCATCCTTCTTGTAGAACTTCAATTTTAATTTTTCAGTTCGAACAGTATCTTTATTCGTTCTAACAGTATCTTTAGTAACTGTTGTTTTTAGCAAAGAAGATTTCAATTTCTCTACAATAGAACTTTGACAGGTCGCAAGTCCTATAACAGCTACTAAAAAAAATAATGTTATCGATTTTCTCATTTTGAATTTTTGGGTTGTAAACTATTTTACAAAAACCATACCTCATTACAAGAACTCTCTAAGAAAGACAGAGTTCTTACCTTGTTACAGCCAAAGCCCCCAAGGTAACCTACTCAAAATAAGCAACAAACCTACTCCATAATACACAGAGAAAGTTTTAAATTTAGATTTACTAGTAGTTAGTTTTTTATGTTTAGACCATCCAATGGTAATCAGAGTGATTGCAATGATGTTAATAAGCGGATGTTCTAATGATGTTAATCGCAAAATTTTATCGCTCATTTGTCCTAATGAAGAAAGCCCCAAAGGCGAGACAAAATATAAAATCAATCCTATCAATAATTGTGTATGAGTTCCTATCAATCCCATGATTGCAATTTTTCGATCTTTTGGTGTAAATTCTTTATCACCTAACAATCCTATAGCTGCATTAGCAACTGCAATAATCAATAACAAAAGAGCCATATAAGCCCAACCTGAGTGGAATTTCTGAATAAACTCGTACATAAATATTTATTTTTTTAAAACAAATATAAACAAAATAGTCATAAAAAAAAGCCCTAACTCCTAATAGAGTTAAGGCTTAAGACTTTTTTAACTTCTTTTAAACTGAAGCCAAATTGTTTTTTATTTATTTTTCAAAAAATAGTTTAACAAAAACGAAGTCGAACTATCATGAGTTTTAACTGTTTTAGTATTGATTTCATCCAAAATAGAATTAGCTAATTGCTTTCCTAACTCTACTCCCCACTGGTCAAAACTAAAGATATTCCAAATAATTCCTTGTACAAAAATTTTGTGCTCGTACATCGCAATCATTGACCCTAGTGTTTTTGGAGTCAATTTATCAATTAAGATTGTATTTGTTGGTTTGTTACCTGTAAATACTTTGAAAGGCAACAAATAACTTGCAGTAGCAGCATCTAATCCTTGTTTATCAAACTCAGCTTGCACTTGTTCAGCCGTTTTCCCGTGCAATAAGGCTTCGGTTTGCGCAAAGAAATTTGACATTAGTTTATCATGATGTCCTTCGTCTCCATAAAGAGGTTTTACGAAACCGATAAAATCAGATGGAATCAACTTAGTACCTTGGTGAATTAATTGAAAAAACGCGTGTTGCGAATTTGTTCCTGGCTCACCCCAAATAATGGTTCCTGTTTGATAATCTACAGGCTTCCCATCTCTACCTACACTTTTACCATTACTTTCCATAGTTCCTTGCTGTAAGTAAGGGGCTAATTTTTGCAAATATTGTGTATAAGGAATCAAAGCTTCACTTTCAGCTCCAAAGAAATTATTATACCAAACACTCAACAAAGCTAATATTACAGGAGCATTTTTATCAAAGTCAGCTGTTTTGAAATGGGTATCCATTTCGTTAGCTCCATTCAATAATTGCTCGTAATTATCATAACCTACAGCTAAACTGATTGTTAAACCTACCGCACTCCATAAAGAAAAACGACCTCCAACCCAGTCCCACATTGGAAAAACATTATCTGGATTGATACCGAACTCCGTTACTTTTTGCATATTAGTAGAAACCGCAACGAAATGCTTAGCCACATCTTCTTGAGTAGCTGAATTTAAAAACCATTTTCTGATGGTTTCTGAATTCGTAAGCGTTTCTTGAGTTGTAAATGTTTTTGAAACAATTACAAAAAGGGTAGTTTCTGGATTTAATTTTTTGATGATTTCGTTTACATGATCTCCATCAACATTGGAAACAAAATGTACATTCAAATCATTTTTGTAAAACTGCAAAGCTTCAACAACCATAGCCGGCCCTAAGTCTGAACCACCAATACCAATGTTTACCACATCAGTAAAAGCTTTTCCAGTATAACCCTTGCGAGCACCCGAAACTACTTCATTAGTAAACGCTTTGATTTTAGCTTTCACTTCGTAAACTTCAGGAATTACATTTACGCCGTTTACATTTACAACTTCAGTTTCTTTTGCCCTTAAAGCAGTATGAAGCACTGCTCTATTTTCAGTTTTATTGATGATTTCACCGCCAAAATAATCAGCAATAGCCGTTTTCAATCCTACTTCATTGGCTAATTCTTGCAACAAAGTCATAGTCTCTGCATTGATATTATTCTTTGAATAATCAATCAAGAAATCATTCCATTTGATGTTAAAATTATCTGTTCTTGAAGCATCTTCTTTAAACATTTCTTGCATAGAAATATTACGTATTGCCTCATAGTGTTTTTGGAGCTTAGTCCAAGAAGTGGTCTCTGTTGGGTTAATTGTCTTTAATGCCATTTAATTTTTAGTTCAAGTTTTTTTATTGACCGTAAAAATACTGAAATTCCTTTTAATAGATAAATGCTTTT is from Flavobacterium sp. NG2 and encodes:
- a CDS encoding CYTH domain-containing protein — encoded protein: MIEIERKFLVTSTSYKESAFSKKRIKQGYLSSVPERTVRIRIKEDKAFLTIKGASNATGMSRFEWEKEIPVDEAEKLLLLCEKGIIDKTRFEVKQNQHVFEVDEFYGENEGLVMAEIELKSENESFEKPDWLGEEVTNDKRYYNSYLSQNPFVKW
- a CDS encoding septal ring lytic transglycosylase RlpA family protein, with the protein product MRKSITLFFLVAVIGLATCQSSIVEKLKSSLLKTTVTKDTVRTNKDTVRTEKLKLKFYKKDANASYYADKFNGKKTASGEKFDNNSYTAAHRKFPFGTKLKVTNQASGKSIIVEVTDRGPFSRGREIDLTKRGFMEIAKNKGIGVMVVTIEEVVN
- the pgi gene encoding glucose-6-phosphate isomerase codes for the protein MALKTINPTETTSWTKLQKHYEAIRNISMQEMFKEDASRTDNFNIKWNDFLIDYSKNNINAETMTLLQELANEVGLKTAIADYFGGEIINKTENRAVLHTALRAKETEVVNVNGVNVIPEVYEVKAKIKAFTNEVVSGARKGYTGKAFTDVVNIGIGGSDLGPAMVVEALQFYKNDLNVHFVSNVDGDHVNEIIKKLNPETTLFVIVSKTFTTQETLTNSETIRKWFLNSATQEDVAKHFVAVSTNMQKVTEFGINPDNVFPMWDWVGGRFSLWSAVGLTISLAVGYDNYEQLLNGANEMDTHFKTADFDKNAPVILALLSVWYNNFFGAESEALIPYTQYLQKLAPYLQQGTMESNGKSVGRDGKPVDYQTGTIIWGEPGTNSQHAFFQLIHQGTKLIPSDFIGFVKPLYGDEGHHDKLMSNFFAQTEALLHGKTAEQVQAEFDKQGLDAATASYLLPFKVFTGNKPTNTILIDKLTPKTLGSMIAMYEHKIFVQGIIWNIFSFDQWGVELGKQLANSILDEINTKTVKTHDSSTSFLLNYFLKNK